A window of Cryptomeria japonica chromosome 3, Sugi_1.0, whole genome shotgun sequence contains these coding sequences:
- the LOC131047343 gene encoding glyoxylase I 4: protein MEFQKDEYHPLPLLSLNHISLVCKSLPLSLQFYEKVMGFECVQRPVPNFKDAWLYNYGFGIHLLQSEGWDTDLFEKHEINPKDNHISFQCSDINLIEKRLRDMGIDYVKQVVEEEGLCIDQLFFHDPDGYMMGICNCENFPIVPSDEASAVPQLCPLKSADLTKTIFPLFCHGEDIEASERNGQFSEQAQEKKEMLPLDIMGVFI, encoded by the exons ATGGAGTTTCAAAAAGATGAATATCACCCCCTGCCCTTACTGTCTCTCAATCACATTTCACTTGTTTGCAAATCTCTTCCACTTTCTCTGCAATTTTATGAAAAAGTGATGGGGTTTGAGTGTGTACAGAGACCAGTTCCTAACTTCAAGGATGCTTG GTTATATAACTATGGTTTTGGAATACACCTGCTGCAGAGTGAGGGTTGGGATACTGATCTGTTTGAAAAACATGAGATCAATCCCAAAGATAACCACATCTCTTTCCAG TGCTCAGATATCAATCTAATAGAGAAAAGACTGAGGGATATGGGGATAGATTATGTTAAACAAGTTGTGGAGGAAGAGGGCTTATGCATTGATCAGCTCTTCTTCCATGACCCAGATGGCTACATGATGGGGATTTGTAACTGTGAAAACTTTCCCATTGTTCCCTCAGATGAAGCTTCTGCTGTTCCCCAGCTCTGTCCACTCAAATCTGCTGATCTCACAAAAACCATCTTCCCTCTCTTCTGTCATG GTGAAGATATTGAAGCTTCTGAAAGGAATGGTCAATTCTCAGAGCAAgcacaagaaaagaaagaaatgctGCCCTTGGACATAATGGGTGTTTTCATCTGA